The window CATTTAAGACCTTTTTCTGGAGCTATGGACAAAGAAAAAAACACATCATCAAGCTGCTTTAAATAATTATCCCTTTGTCTGATCCCCCATTCTTTATGGGTGTATCGGGCAATTGTTTTTAAGTCATCTTTTGCTTTTTTGGTTAAAAAAAATGCCAATATTATTCTAAGTTAAGTTCTTCAATTAATGAATCTAATGAATAATCGGCTCTTCCACTTGCCTCTCCCTCAGATAAAGCCTGTCTTATAGCAGCCAATTTTGTTTCCTTTTCCTCTAAAAGTCTTAAAG is drawn from Belliella baltica DSM 15883 and contains these coding sequences:
- a CDS encoding type II toxin-antitoxin system ParD family antitoxin, whose amino-acid sequence is MSKNTSITLGSHFEDFISKQIENGRYGSASETVRAALRLLEEKETKLAAIRQALSEGEASGRADYSLDSLIEELNLE
- a CDS encoding type II toxin-antitoxin system RelE/ParE family toxin, with amino-acid sequence MAFFLTKKAKDDLKTIARYTHKEWGIRQRDNYLKQLDDVFFSLSIAPEKGLKCDYIRLNYRKFWVGRHIVFYLLIDNLDIEIVRILHESMDIEVHLG